Proteins found in one Plasmodium chabaudi chabaudi strain AS genome assembly, chromosome: 5 genomic segment:
- a CDS encoding 26S proteasome regulatory subunit RPN9, putative gives MSLTDEISKLLNENETDLLNELEKKYSFVEFNEIKKYKEKKHYHELTLEIQKFVNTKDIEDRDKFRLFYTYLSPIIKKLKKTIYAELLYIVTNNFDAEWTINYVKETEKNLENDKDAIIIYRCILILKYTKLNDFKSCENEIEFTKNMLQGVIGLNIIAHKFYNFALMNYYKALNKSELFVKYALLYLAYTPLNNLDEAEKIEIGTHICIYSIISEDVYNIGEIIQLPLVNVCIKNNEESNWLYQLIDAYNEGSIDMFNDVVKKYEHNIKNSLLKNYERSMLKKITLLALMDLAFKKKKQRSDIYFSEISQHCKVDINEVEKMLITAKSKNILSCQIDEIQKSVKITWVKPRVLNNEKIFLMKESIDKWITHSKNLLTYVEDLSVELLVS, from the coding sequence atgagTTTGACTGACGAGATTAGTAAACTATTGAACGAAAATGAAACTGATTTATTAAACGagttagaaaaaaaatacagttTTGTCGAgtttaatgaaataaaaaaatataaagaaaaaaaacattatcATGAATTAACATTGGAAATTCAGAAATTTGTAAATACAAAGGATATAGAAGATAGGGATAAGTttcgtttattttatacatacTTATCaccaataataaaaaaattaaaaaaaacaatatatgctgagttattatatatagtaacaaataattttgatgcCGAATGGAcaataaattatgtaaaagAAACTGAAAAgaatttagaaaatgataaagatgctattataatatatagatgtatattaatattaaaatacacaaaattaaatgatttCAAATCATGTGAAAATGAAATcgaatttacaaaaaatatgttacaAGGAGTTATAggtttaaatattattgcacataaattttataactttgcattaatgaattattataaagcTTTAAACAAATCTGAactttttgtaaaatatgcattattatatttagcTTATACaccattaaataatttagatGAAGCTGAGAAAATAGAAATAGGAActcatatatgtatttattcgATTATTAGTGAAGatgtttataatattgGAGAAATTATACAATTACCTTTAGTTaatgtatgtataaaaaataatgaagaaagtAATTGGCTATATCAATTAATTGATGCTTATAATGAAGGTAGTATTGATATGTTTAATGAtgttgttaaaaaatatgaacataatataaaaaattcacttttaaaaaattatgaacgaagtatgcttaaaaaaattacattaCTAGCTTTAATGGATTTagcttttaaaaaaaaaaaacaaagatcagatatttatttttcagaAATTTCACAACATTGTAAAGTTGATATAAATGAAGttgaaaaaatgttaataacTGCTAagagtaaaaatatattatcgtGTCAAATTGatgaaatacaaaaatcGGTTAAAATTACTTGGGTTAAACCAAGAGTActtaataatgaaaaaatatttctcaTGAAAGAAAGTATAGATAAATGGATAACACATTCTAAAAACCTTTTAACTTATGTCGAAGATTTATCAGTTGAATTATTGGTCTCATAA